A single region of the Pseudomonadota bacterium genome encodes:
- a CDS encoding fumarylacetoacetate hydrolase family protein: ELRQQDRTSRMLFDFSFIINYISTFTTLVPGDVIVTGTPTGAGARFDPPRYLAPGDVIEVSATGLGTLRNTVVDEVAP, translated from the coding sequence GAGCTGCGCCAGCAGGACCGGACCAGCCGCATGCTGTTCGACTTCAGCTTCATCATCAACTACATCTCGACCTTCACCACGCTGGTGCCGGGCGACGTCATCGTCACCGGCACCCCGACCGGCGCCGGCGCACGCTTCGACCCACCGCGCTACCTCGCACCCGGCGACGTGATCGAGGTGTCGGCGACGGGACTTGGAACGCTGCGAAACACCGTCGTGGACGAGGTGGCACCATGA